One Pyrofollis japonicus DNA window includes the following coding sequences:
- a CDS encoding type II toxin-antitoxin system VapC family toxin, whose protein sequence is MSLVYVDTSVVVAALDPLDPRRDGARRALQRPVGKIVSELVSAELASVLSRQRGVLEEVRRRLGVDESVAFVAVLLYILKRFGLRYVPVKKFSRTLLGRFYGPIAYSILLSEKLRLRTLDLLHLAYIKALREQGIPVDTLLTADTDFKENEERIRNVLGITVELIK, encoded by the coding sequence TTGTCGCTGGTCTACGTTGATACGAGTGTTGTCGTGGCTGCTCTTGATCCCTTGGATCCCAGGAGGGATGGGGCTAGGAGGGCTCTTCAGCGCCCCGTGGGCAAGATTGTTTCTGAGCTTGTCTCGGCTGAGTTGGCGAGTGTTCTCTCACGGCAGCGCGGCGTACTGGAGGAGGTGAGGCGCAGGCTCGGCGTAGACGAGTCCGTGGCCTTTGTCGCGGTCCTCCTCTACATATTGAAGAGGTTCGGGCTGAGATACGTCCCCGTAAAGAAGTTCTCGAGGACGCTGCTCGGCAGGTTCTACGGCCCCATAGCGTACTCCATATTGTTGTCTGAGAAGCTCAGGCTTAGAACCCTGGACCTACTCCACCTAGCCTACATAAAGGCGCTAAGAGAGCAAGGCATACCCGTAGACACGCTCCTCACAGCCGACACAGATTTCAAGGAAAATGAGGAACGGATTCGCAATGTTCTAGGCATAACCGTTGAACTAATAAAATAA
- a CDS encoding ribbon-helix-helix protein, CopG family yields the protein MAFLLETYMYTGAYTCGLGGAWGMGSRVVPVRLDEELLELVDELVRLGLYGSRSEALRDLIRIGARHVLRARVVSEAVGKLFELEREEGDIPVRLRGALEQLLSERERL from the coding sequence TTGGCTTTCCTCTTGGAAACCTATATGTATACGGGTGCGTATACGTGTGGGCTTGGTGGTGCTTGGGGGATGGGTAGTAGGGTTGTGCCGGTGAGGCTTGATGAGGAGTTGTTGGAGCTTGTTGATGAGCTTGTGAGGCTTGGTCTTTATGGTTCTAGGAGTGAGGCTTTGAGGGACCTTATACGGATAGGTGCGAGGCATGTGTTGCGGGCTAGAGTGGTTTCGGAGGCTGTTGGGAAGCTGTTTGAGCTTGAGAGGGAGGAGGGTGATATACCGGTGAGGCTTCGGGGGGCTTTGGAGCAGTTGCTCTCTGAGAGGGAGAGGCTCTAG
- a CDS encoding NAD(P)/FAD-dependent oxidoreductase: protein MSGEETMHGLPRIRFADKLPDRADIVIIGGGAAGIATAYAMARLGYSESHRVVVLERGYLGRGSATRNAGRFRIHFFSKENARFALESRKRILELPHVTGVNPVITLGGYLWLFQREETLEAFRRTNEEIWRPLGAPVEFMSVEEVRERFPLLNPEGYAGAAFGPQNGSVHHDYMIIGEATYAASKGVIIAPFTEAEEIVVEASRVKGVRVKGHGTIEADKVLVAAGIWTKTLLERMRIELPLKPVRKSLFVTEPYKFTLKPFVTEFETGSYVCQTPKGEIIATMKYAPGEPETMDFGSVSLRWIAATARFVKKLVPWARLDLMRVWSGHYNVSPDHSHILGRDPEWPQGLYVATGFSGHGLMMSPYAGELVAINMVEDKVHPDMEPYLPTRFREGRLIHEGLVIG, encoded by the coding sequence ATGAGTGGAGAGGAGACTATGCACGGGTTGCCCAGGATAAGGTTCGCGGACAAGCTCCCAGACAGGGCAGACATAGTCATTATTGGCGGCGGGGCCGCTGGCATAGCCACCGCCTACGCCATGGCCAGGCTCGGGTACTCGGAGAGCCACCGCGTAGTGGTGCTAGAGCGAGGCTACCTTGGCAGGGGCTCTGCTACGAGGAATGCTGGGAGGTTCCGGATCCACTTCTTCTCAAAGGAGAACGCCAGGTTCGCCCTAGAGTCGAGGAAGAGGATCCTCGAACTCCCCCACGTGACCGGCGTGAACCCGGTCATAACCCTCGGGGGCTACCTGTGGCTCTTCCAGCGAGAAGAGACCCTTGAAGCGTTCCGGAGGACGAACGAGGAGATATGGAGGCCCCTAGGCGCCCCAGTAGAGTTCATGAGCGTCGAGGAGGTCAGGGAGAGGTTCCCCCTGCTTAACCCGGAGGGCTATGCTGGCGCAGCATTTGGGCCACAGAACGGCAGCGTACACCACGACTACATGATTATAGGCGAGGCTACCTACGCGGCCTCAAAGGGCGTGATAATCGCGCCGTTCACGGAAGCCGAGGAAATAGTAGTTGAGGCCAGCAGAGTGAAGGGGGTGAGGGTCAAGGGGCACGGCACAATAGAGGCCGACAAGGTCCTGGTGGCGGCCGGTATCTGGACGAAGACACTCCTAGAGAGGATGAGGATAGAGCTGCCGCTCAAGCCGGTGAGGAAGAGCCTATTCGTGACCGAGCCATACAAGTTCACGCTGAAGCCCTTCGTAACGGAGTTCGAGACGGGTAGCTACGTGTGCCAGACACCCAAGGGAGAGATAATAGCCACGATGAAGTATGCGCCCGGCGAGCCCGAGACAATGGATTTCGGGAGCGTCTCGCTGCGCTGGATAGCCGCGACGGCAAGGTTCGTGAAAAAGCTAGTGCCGTGGGCGAGACTAGACCTAATGAGGGTTTGGAGCGGCCACTACAACGTATCCCCCGACCACAGCCACATACTCGGCAGGGACCCCGAGTGGCCACAGGGGCTATACGTCGCCACCGGGTTCAGCGGCCACGGGCTAATGATGTCCCCCTATGCTGGAGAACTCGTAGCGATAAACATGGTTGAGGACAAGGTCCACCCAGACATGGAGCCGTATCTCCCGACAAGGTTCCGGGAAGGCAGGCTGATACACGAGGGCCTAGTCATAGGCTGA
- a CDS encoding NAD(P)-binding protein, with protein MAEFVPVERGRRVDEAVLGRVGGFAGVYRSPRFHRPRWPYCSRPWCPNNRAYTGKYYVKATVPLGEDTGIKIYRRSMLSSVLSSVWPMVASEALHGGLARSLPLTAASLAASIMGLEPLVPGGTVAGVEEGKELRVEVLEDTVAVVGAGVAGLLVARRLRGLGVRAVVFENSGRVGGFYRFFRGMDPGLDKVLEEAKDIPIVKASYIGFYDEGHAFLAGDTLYVTRGPVIYAGGGETPPPVTVNNDLPGIVSASYGLEIVSELGYRPRRAVVLGYGYWAPRVADKLAETGVETRLVAPRGGLAGEPEKAELVEADTVEGFLGVERVEGLVLGGGEEIATDMVLSALGEYPDANPVYAAGYRPVFLARCWRFAPEAPEPGTPMEAVGGLVPAGSVLGYEDLEAVKASAEYAAVLAARWLGAAGEADAEHYYGLLREALASAEKGCATASRPPVWLSGRVEGLQFVDMDEDILLYHAYSAFTKGYQVMELLKRSTGLGTGSDQGRFSAASTAMILAAISGRDPLSIGVFRARPPHSAPSLDLLARIPLEW; from the coding sequence TTGGCCGAGTTTGTCCCCGTTGAGCGCGGTAGGAGGGTTGACGAGGCTGTTCTTGGCAGGGTTGGCGGCTTCGCGGGGGTTTATCGTAGTCCGCGTTTTCATCGGCCAAGGTGGCCTTATTGTTCTCGGCCTTGGTGCCCGAATAACCGCGCCTATACCGGCAAGTACTACGTCAAGGCCACTGTGCCTCTAGGGGAGGATACCGGTATCAAGATTTATCGCAGGAGCATGTTGAGCAGTGTGCTCTCCTCCGTGTGGCCCATGGTTGCCTCGGAGGCGCTGCACGGCGGGCTGGCCAGGTCTTTGCCGCTTACTGCTGCCTCTCTTGCCGCCTCGATTATGGGGCTGGAGCCCCTGGTGCCCGGCGGGACAGTGGCGGGTGTGGAGGAGGGGAAGGAGCTTAGGGTAGAGGTTCTCGAGGACACTGTCGCTGTTGTTGGAGCTGGTGTTGCTGGGCTCCTCGTTGCTCGGAGGCTCCGCGGCCTCGGCGTCCGAGCTGTAGTGTTCGAGAACAGTGGCAGGGTTGGCGGCTTCTACAGGTTCTTCAGGGGCATGGACCCCGGGCTCGACAAGGTGCTAGAAGAGGCAAAGGATATACCCATAGTCAAGGCCAGCTATATCGGGTTCTACGACGAGGGACACGCCTTCCTAGCTGGCGACACACTCTACGTGACGCGTGGCCCCGTGATCTATGCTGGTGGCGGGGAGACTCCTCCGCCCGTCACTGTTAACAATGACTTGCCGGGGATCGTCTCGGCCAGCTACGGTCTAGAGATCGTCTCCGAGCTAGGCTATCGCCCGCGGAGAGCAGTCGTGCTCGGCTATGGGTACTGGGCGCCAAGGGTTGCCGACAAGCTGGCCGAAACGGGTGTTGAGACGAGGCTCGTGGCGCCGCGGGGCGGCCTCGCCGGGGAGCCGGAGAAGGCCGAGCTAGTCGAAGCCGACACCGTTGAGGGCTTCCTGGGCGTGGAGCGGGTCGAGGGCCTAGTGCTGGGGGGAGGCGAGGAGATCGCGACCGACATGGTCCTGTCTGCTCTAGGCGAGTACCCTGACGCTAATCCGGTTTACGCTGCTGGCTACAGGCCAGTGTTCCTTGCGAGGTGTTGGCGCTTCGCCCCCGAGGCCCCGGAGCCAGGCACCCCTATGGAGGCGGTTGGGGGCCTGGTCCCCGCGGGCAGTGTCCTTGGTTACGAGGACTTGGAGGCGGTGAAGGCCTCGGCGGAGTACGCTGCCGTGTTGGCGGCGAGGTGGCTCGGCGCGGCCGGCGAGGCCGATGCCGAGCACTACTATGGCTTGCTGAGGGAGGCTCTCGCCTCAGCGGAGAAGGGCTGCGCTACGGCCTCGCGGCCCCCGGTGTGGCTCAGCGGCAGGGTGGAGGGGCTACAGTTCGTGGACATGGATGAGGATATTCTGCTCTACCACGCCTACTCCGCCTTCACTAAGGGCTACCAGGTTATGGAGCTGCTCAAGAGGAGCACGGGCCTGGGCACGGGCTCGGACCAGGGAAGGTTCTCGGCGGCGAGCACGGCGATGATACTGGCAGCGATATCCGGCAGGGATCCCTTAAGCATAGGTGTTTTCCGCGCGAGGCCACCCCACTCCGCGCCAAGCCTAGACCTGTTGGCGCGGATCCCCCTAGAGTGGTGA
- a CDS encoding DUF499 domain-containing protein, translating into MPIFEHAVLWSDVLDKRLDEHQAPELDYLFRRGEIYRIYSDPREFFSRTLVTDNMLSVLEGVVDALSGTGNKVFLLYSFFGGGKTHTLITIYHALRDPDALLESVKESAETYSGDRVQFVERGRRLVERLRGLGDISVVVISGKYERLFPDPSHPVEVNGVRVKTLWGYLAALLGRYNEIRIDDEHVRAPAIDRLEKILAGKRVLVLADEVADRLASLLESSSEVDRNYANQVVSFFDNLFSAARSVDTAIVFTLPGEERGGTLVLESRYQGRTVEQALQKITRAAMRVGSAPLEPVSSAEFWRIIKRRLFRKVEDDYAKRLSLELENVYRSEKDVFGDDTRYAEELRYMYPLHPGFIEALRTIIERNDKLQKTRDAIRIARIIARQLHSRWEKKELREDMVMAWHIDPTVSELSIILQGFDAYKMVVDADLKNNMKKIRKTLGDKAPLAKMAATAVFVLTYTFQAPKPLPQFPTRDKIAQLVYDPALFAENHWMPSDIPEAVDTLRRNLYYLWTDGERFWFWNVPNVIQMIEERAKQIARMEGPRLVEEVVASDDYLRGLVSRQFRDRRLGGRIKMRLFEHYDTFVTAKPEDVPDDERYKLVVALHPPEQGFEKIVTHSVKGGRLAERVYRNTVVVLAPRDPAELENAIIDTYAKVRAANVVERELGSIIQGLQGVPSSMRSVIRSIQLSLIRDVREFNVSELYNILFNGFDTIYYPGEAGVRKVDASRLGVTAVSLAQKAERALESLGKALFEMSFEYLVEKLEETANSLSTPRSVREVVSMFRIDPSLPMATRRAVINALLEGHRGGRLLVERVTRQGKRIYYAGILQGDCDSGEPLLVSELGDDDTVVLAEPGRATEETAKKLLDYLASLEGVEQRPDGSVLVRSVKVSLYNQVISLREFVSEVGPSPDVVFEAKYCITEAARRPGIRLILSTEKISIDEGEEYTVKASVESIGELDPGRVRLSIDKLDGLEIEVSKTELRVGEEAEIRIRALRQGSYTVAITAIPERGDEDRASIEVTVKGREEEVECTRLDEAPGIVTGLRISGEWGNASIIVENIAEAVGQAVATGTLSAGGVLLKIEEPRELGIVYMLAQNIVNIVGQGSGEPPRIELDISFGSNYPDRALLKRLISPIPAGVVCKARIRR; encoded by the coding sequence ATGCCTATATTTGAGCACGCTGTGCTCTGGAGCGATGTTCTCGACAAGAGGCTTGACGAGCACCAGGCCCCGGAGCTAGACTACTTGTTCCGCAGGGGAGAAATCTACCGTATCTACAGTGATCCACGAGAATTCTTTAGCCGCACACTCGTAACCGATAACATGCTCTCCGTGCTAGAAGGTGTCGTCGACGCGCTGAGCGGTACGGGTAACAAGGTCTTCCTCCTCTACAGCTTCTTCGGCGGAGGTAAGACGCATACACTGATAACGATTTACCACGCCCTCCGCGACCCCGATGCCCTCCTAGAGTCGGTCAAGGAGTCCGCCGAGACGTATAGCGGTGACCGCGTACAGTTCGTTGAGAGGGGGAGAAGGCTCGTCGAGCGCCTACGGGGGCTTGGAGACATAAGTGTCGTGGTTATTAGCGGGAAGTATGAGAGGCTCTTCCCCGATCCTTCCCACCCTGTAGAGGTAAACGGTGTCCGCGTCAAAACACTATGGGGGTACTTGGCGGCGCTCCTTGGCCGCTATAATGAGATAAGGATAGATGATGAGCATGTGCGGGCGCCGGCTATTGATAGGCTTGAGAAAATACTTGCGGGCAAGCGTGTCCTTGTGCTGGCGGATGAGGTTGCAGACAGGCTCGCCAGCCTCCTTGAAAGCAGCAGCGAAGTAGACCGCAACTATGCTAACCAGGTTGTCTCCTTCTTCGACAACTTGTTCAGCGCTGCTAGGAGCGTGGACACGGCAATAGTGTTTACCCTGCCAGGCGAGGAGCGCGGAGGCACGCTTGTGCTTGAGAGTAGGTATCAGGGAAGGACAGTTGAGCAGGCTCTCCAAAAAATAACGCGCGCCGCTATGCGTGTAGGCTCTGCGCCGCTTGAGCCCGTCAGCTCCGCGGAGTTCTGGAGGATTATCAAGCGCCGACTATTTAGGAAAGTGGAAGACGACTACGCCAAGAGGCTGTCCCTTGAGCTGGAGAACGTCTATCGCTCCGAGAAAGACGTGTTCGGCGACGATACCCGCTACGCCGAGGAACTCCGCTACATGTATCCTCTACACCCTGGCTTCATAGAGGCGCTGAGGACTATCATTGAGAGGAACGATAAGCTCCAGAAAACGAGAGACGCTATAAGGATAGCGAGGATTATTGCAAGGCAGCTACACTCAAGGTGGGAGAAGAAGGAACTGCGAGAAGACATGGTTATGGCGTGGCACATTGACCCTACTGTGTCAGAGCTCTCAATCATACTGCAGGGGTTCGATGCCTACAAAATGGTTGTTGATGCAGACCTCAAGAACAACATGAAGAAAATACGGAAGACTCTGGGCGACAAGGCGCCTCTAGCCAAGATGGCGGCCACCGCCGTGTTCGTGCTCACCTATACCTTCCAAGCCCCGAAGCCGCTACCACAGTTCCCGACGAGGGACAAGATAGCCCAGCTGGTCTACGACCCAGCACTGTTCGCCGAGAATCACTGGATGCCGAGCGATATACCGGAGGCTGTTGACACTCTGAGGCGTAATCTCTACTACTTGTGGACCGATGGGGAGAGGTTTTGGTTCTGGAACGTTCCGAACGTCATACAGATGATAGAGGAGAGGGCGAAGCAGATAGCGAGGATGGAGGGGCCTAGGCTCGTAGAGGAGGTCGTGGCTAGCGACGACTACTTGCGCGGCCTGGTCTCGAGACAGTTCAGGGACCGGAGGCTTGGCGGCAGGATCAAGATGAGGCTCTTCGAGCACTACGACACATTTGTGACTGCTAAGCCGGAGGATGTGCCGGATGATGAGAGGTATAAGCTCGTCGTCGCCCTTCACCCACCGGAGCAAGGGTTTGAGAAGATAGTGACGCATAGCGTGAAGGGCGGGAGGTTGGCAGAGAGAGTCTACCGCAACACCGTAGTTGTGCTCGCTCCGCGGGACCCAGCCGAGCTAGAGAACGCTATAATCGATACATATGCAAAGGTGCGGGCGGCAAACGTGGTGGAGAGAGAGCTGGGCTCAATAATCCAAGGCCTCCAAGGAGTCCCGTCATCTATGAGATCCGTTATAAGAAGCATCCAGCTGTCACTTATACGTGATGTAAGGGAGTTCAACGTCTCGGAACTCTACAACATATTGTTCAACGGCTTCGACACAATATACTATCCCGGAGAAGCTGGTGTCAGGAAGGTTGACGCGTCAAGGCTGGGCGTGACCGCTGTCTCGCTTGCCCAGAAGGCCGAGAGAGCGCTGGAATCCCTTGGGAAGGCCTTGTTCGAGATGAGCTTCGAGTATCTCGTCGAGAAGCTTGAGGAGACCGCTAATTCCCTCAGTACTCCGCGAAGCGTCCGCGAAGTAGTATCAATGTTCAGAATAGACCCCTCGCTGCCCATGGCTACGCGTAGAGCCGTGATAAACGCTCTGCTAGAGGGGCATCGGGGCGGCAGGCTGCTCGTCGAGCGGGTTACGCGCCAGGGTAAGCGAATTTACTATGCTGGAATCCTGCAGGGGGACTGTGACTCCGGTGAACCACTCCTGGTTAGCGAGCTGGGCGACGACGATACGGTTGTGCTCGCGGAGCCGGGGCGGGCGACAGAGGAGACGGCAAAGAAGCTGCTAGACTACCTGGCCAGCCTGGAGGGCGTTGAGCAGCGCCCTGATGGGAGCGTGCTCGTTCGCAGCGTGAAGGTCTCCCTCTACAACCAGGTGATCAGCCTCAGAGAGTTCGTAAGCGAGGTAGGCCCTAGCCCCGACGTAGTGTTTGAGGCGAAGTACTGCATAACCGAGGCGGCGAGGAGGCCGGGTATAAGGCTAATCCTCTCCACCGAGAAGATCTCCATCGACGAGGGCGAGGAGTACACAGTCAAGGCTTCCGTCGAGTCCATCGGTGAGCTTGACCCGGGCAGGGTAAGGCTAAGCATAGACAAGCTTGACGGCCTAGAAATAGAAGTCTCAAAAACAGAGCTACGGGTAGGCGAGGAGGCAGAGATAAGGATCAGGGCCCTCCGGCAAGGCAGTTACACGGTAGCCATTACGGCTATACCGGAGCGCGGAGACGAAGACAGGGCCAGTATAGAGGTGACGGTGAAGGGGCGTGAAGAGGAGGTTGAGTGCACGAGGCTCGACGAGGCGCCTGGCATCGTTACTGGGCTAAGGATTAGCGGGGAATGGGGCAACGCCTCAATCATCGTGGAGAATATTGCGGAGGCAGTAGGCCAGGCTGTCGCAACTGGCACCCTCAGTGCCGGAGGAGTGTTACTAAAGATCGAGGAGCCCCGCGAACTCGGCATAGTGTACATGCTTGCACAGAACATCGTGAACATAGTAGGGCAGGGCAGCGGTGAGCCCCCAAGGATAGAACTTGACATATCTTTCGGCTCAAACTACCCGGACAGGGCACTGCTTAAGCGGCTTATCTCCCCTATCCCGGCGGGCGTCGTATGCAAGGCGAGGATTAGGAGGTAA
- a CDS encoding helicase-related protein — protein sequence MLNEAGAGLLYLALSKLLSWHPIYVFSTPATRPYVPYSHQVVVLRDNASRPVVRVLIGDEVGLGKTAQAALTLRLLEARRKAATREGRDEFRALILVPRILVEQWFDELVSRASISHARIYMLRSGEDLDWVEQKGWPPGYYIGSIQLLRLRNYADRLVNVDWDVVVVDEVHNVGVGPSFQSPNKSYQLVFRLTRPPHRSVILLSATPHRGKSRDYIARLMLLVPEIALEDVRQLVSILDNNEFYKKTHGTLVYRRTKELVNELEEREVFRPAHFYAVIINVSREEQQFEKILRGFAERKVSEWGSEIWERGNPKGLIIALLLKRASSSVYAARKTLATLIENFNKRLGEGADVESLRQILSIDFSELSEEPEELLRKALGSAAGLFTRKDIEELASLVSLAAKIEEDGESKLKALVDIIEKHVSEGRRVVVFTEYRDTLEYLYERLKGLSVGGRELRIRCISGAAYGPCSRQNIEIIKSELEAGDLDVVLATDVASEGLNLQHANVLINYDVPWSPVKLEQRIGRIWRLGQRNEVEIYSLFRSASIDYVLVEKLYSKILAIHEATGTSRPIIGAKAELYAEGEFYSIDKLYRGGAPGSSDAVADALEEEGEVGIARAILENNLDAIAKKILERINKLRQEIQEKNIYPSYIEPLTLKKRLEMCLGSPEPPMRIVEKQAKILQRLLGRDEPKDSYDAVKSLRGALAWLLASKKGSTVKHYYRSPALEPGTRLAIIPVAVKSPNGALLYEELVGIMYSSKGRSSYTILVGPMLLDKLVEIAEKGIEYADKARISPLEKNILLLRAQNHVQQCLSISFRRDNLEALWKLIGEKTGKETSIGTRIRVEPLESEIVLIEHGPVGGAPREPRKVSEASEERQGALKEDIAALDELERRQQIERKAIPVVMRYELDHGRVPRDVHEERSYDIESYDPQTGEVLRYIEVKSHCGDKAIVELTEKEYEFAKAHRDKYWLYIVLNMCGDKPKIITIHDPLSKLGFKRLRKRIVEERVETRYIAEVTEIETT from the coding sequence TTGCTGAACGAGGCAGGGGCGGGCCTCCTCTACTTGGCGCTCTCGAAGCTTCTGAGCTGGCACCCTATCTACGTGTTCTCAACCCCTGCTACGCGGCCATATGTGCCGTACTCTCACCAAGTCGTAGTCCTTCGAGATAACGCCTCTAGACCGGTGGTACGGGTACTGATTGGCGACGAGGTTGGGCTCGGCAAAACGGCGCAAGCGGCTCTCACGCTGAGACTACTCGAGGCTAGGAGGAAAGCAGCCACGAGGGAAGGGCGCGACGAGTTTAGGGCACTGATCCTGGTCCCCCGGATACTCGTTGAGCAATGGTTCGACGAACTGGTTTCAAGGGCGTCTATTAGCCATGCTAGAATCTACATGCTCCGCTCGGGAGAAGATCTTGACTGGGTGGAGCAGAAGGGTTGGCCGCCGGGCTACTATATTGGCAGTATCCAGCTTCTCAGGCTGAGAAACTATGCCGATAGGCTGGTTAATGTAGACTGGGACGTAGTAGTCGTTGACGAGGTGCATAATGTCGGGGTTGGACCCAGCTTCCAGTCGCCAAACAAGTCCTACCAGCTAGTATTCAGGCTCACGAGGCCTCCTCATAGATCCGTGATCTTGTTGTCGGCTACGCCGCACCGGGGGAAGTCGAGAGACTACATAGCTAGGCTAATGCTCCTCGTACCGGAGATAGCACTGGAGGATGTAAGGCAGCTCGTAAGCATACTCGACAACAACGAGTTCTACAAGAAGACGCACGGAACCCTGGTCTATAGGAGGACTAAGGAGCTGGTAAACGAGCTTGAAGAAAGAGAGGTGTTTCGGCCCGCGCACTTCTATGCGGTGATCATCAACGTGTCCAGGGAGGAGCAGCAATTCGAGAAAATACTGAGAGGCTTCGCTGAGAGGAAGGTGAGCGAATGGGGCTCCGAGATATGGGAGCGAGGAAACCCTAAGGGCTTGATCATAGCCTTGCTCTTGAAGAGGGCTAGTAGCAGCGTCTACGCGGCGAGAAAGACCCTGGCAACACTGATAGAGAATTTCAACAAGAGGCTGGGGGAAGGCGCCGATGTTGAGTCATTGCGGCAAATTCTCTCAATAGACTTCTCCGAGTTGAGTGAGGAGCCAGAGGAGCTGCTTAGAAAGGCCCTCGGCTCCGCGGCCGGCTTGTTCACGAGGAAGGATATAGAGGAGCTTGCGAGCCTTGTTAGCCTCGCCGCAAAGATAGAGGAGGACGGAGAGTCCAAGCTCAAAGCCCTCGTAGACATTATTGAGAAACATGTCTCAGAGGGCCGCAGGGTAGTGGTCTTCACAGAGTACCGTGATACCCTCGAATACTTGTATGAGCGTCTAAAAGGCCTGAGTGTCGGCGGACGAGAGCTAAGGATAAGGTGTATTAGTGGCGCTGCTTATGGGCCATGTAGTCGCCAAAACATAGAGATCATTAAGAGCGAGCTGGAGGCCGGAGACCTGGACGTCGTCCTTGCAACAGATGTTGCGTCCGAGGGGCTGAACTTACAGCATGCAAACGTGCTGATAAACTACGATGTCCCGTGGAGCCCTGTCAAGCTCGAGCAGAGAATCGGAAGAATATGGAGGCTTGGGCAGCGCAACGAGGTGGAAATATATAGCCTCTTCAGATCCGCGTCAATAGACTATGTTCTAGTGGAGAAGCTGTACTCGAAGATCCTCGCCATACATGAGGCCACCGGTACATCAAGGCCAATAATCGGCGCCAAGGCTGAGCTCTATGCTGAGGGAGAATTCTATAGCATTGATAAGCTGTATCGGGGAGGAGCACCTGGAAGCTCCGATGCTGTGGCAGACGCGCTAGAAGAGGAGGGAGAAGTAGGCATAGCGAGGGCTATTCTCGAAAACAACCTGGACGCGATAGCCAAGAAGATATTGGAGAGGATAAACAAGCTAAGGCAGGAGATCCAGGAGAAGAATATCTATCCATCGTATATCGAGCCGCTAACGCTGAAAAAGCGGCTAGAGATGTGCCTAGGGTCGCCAGAGCCTCCTATGAGGATAGTAGAGAAGCAAGCAAAAATACTGCAACGCCTCCTTGGCAGGGACGAGCCGAAGGACAGCTATGATGCAGTAAAGAGCCTGCGCGGGGCACTAGCATGGCTGCTTGCCTCGAAGAAGGGCAGCACAGTCAAGCATTATTATCGTAGCCCAGCCCTCGAGCCGGGCACTCGGCTAGCAATCATCCCTGTTGCAGTGAAGTCTCCCAACGGTGCCCTACTCTACGAAGAACTCGTCGGAATAATGTACTCTAGTAAGGGGCGCAGCTCTTACACAATCCTAGTGGGCCCCATGCTCTTAGACAAGCTTGTAGAGATAGCCGAGAAGGGAATAGAGTACGCGGATAAAGCAAGGATTAGTCCTTTGGAGAAAAACATACTACTCCTAAGAGCGCAAAACCATGTACAACAATGCCTAAGCATATCGTTTAGGAGGGATAATCTCGAAGCACTATGGAAACTAATAGGAGAGAAAACAGGGAAAGAAACCAGCATCGGGACAAGGATCAGGGTTGAGCCACTAGAGTCCGAGATTGTTCTTATTGAGCACGGCCCCGTAGGTGGTGCACCTAGAGAACCCCGTAAAGTAAGTGAGGCCAGTGAGGAGCGCCAGGGGGCTTTGAAAGAGGATATTGCAGCGCTGGACGAGCTAGAGAGAAGACAGCAAATAGAGAGAAAAGCTATACCTGTCGTAATGAGGTACGAGCTTGACCACGGCAGGGTGCCCAGAGACGTACACGAGGAAAGAAGCTACGACATAGAGTCCTATGATCCACAGACCGGAGAGGTGCTACGCTACATAGAGGTTAAGTCGCACTGCGGCGACAAAGCCATAGTAGAGCTCACCGAGAAAGAATATGAGTTTGCAAAAGCACATCGAGACAAGTATTGGCTATACATTGTTCTAAACATGTGCGGCGATAAGCCAAAGATCATAACTATACACGACCCTCTCTCAAAACTAGGCTTCAAGCGGTTAAGGAAACGAATAGTAGAGGAGAGAGTAGAGACACGGTACATCGCCGAAGTAACAGAAATAGAAACCACGTAG